The DNA window GGCGGCGCCGAGCAGACCGTACGGCACAATAGACAGCAGGCAGAACAGAAGCGTCAGCCGGAATGTTCGGGGCACCTCGGCCTGACGGTTCTGCAAATCAGAGGACAGATGCGGCAGAAAGGCCATCGAAACCGCGTTCGGCAGCAGACGCATCCGTTCCGCAATCGAGACGGAAATCATATACTGGCCGACCTGCTCCAGAGGAACCATAAAGCCGAGCATAATCTGGTCCTGATAGAGCACCAGAAAGGAGGCGATGTGGGACAAACTGACCTGAAGGCCGAAACGCAAAGATGTTTTCAGCAGTGAGCCGGTCTGGGGGAGCCAGCGGAAGTTCCAATAGGGGCGCAGATAGGCGGCGGCCAGCCCAATGCCCGGCAGGGTGCACAGGATAAACAGGACCATAGACCAGACGACGGTCAGGCGGCCCGCAAAAATCCATATCAGCAGGAGAACCAGCAGGGTGGCGGTTTGGACGAGCTGGACGCGGACGGACCGGCTGATTTGCCCGCAGCCGCGTACAAAAGTCATCAGATTCTGGGCGAGCATAAAGAAGGGAATATACACAAGACTCAGGGCAATCAGCATCGGAGTCATCTGGCCGAACTGGCCTTTGGGGAAAGGCAGGGCGAAGAAGAGGAATTCAACGAGGACGGCCAGCAAAGAGCCGGCCAGCGAAAGCAGAACCGTCAAGAGAAACAACTCGCGCCGGCGGTCCGGGTACAGACCGGGGAAGGCGGCACTGCTGACGTCCAGGCCGAAACTGAAGATTTTGGTCAGGACCAGAGGAAGCAGCTGGGCCAGACGGAGCAGACCGCGGTCTGCCGGGCCGAGGATGCGGGCTGTGAGCATGGCCGCCGCCACCATCAGCAGGGAAAACAGGATATTCCCGGCAAATTGCGTTTGAATGTTTTTTCCCAATGAAGCGGCCGTCATGGCTGAGAACATCCTTTTGGGGCTGTGAAGCGGTCAGAAAGTCTGCTCAAACTGCACAGCACGCAACCGTTATCCTTTTTTTCGCAGTTCGTTAATCGCCTTTGACAGCGGAGGACGAAGAACGCCTTTTTCCGTCACAATCGCGCTGATTCGCTCCGCATCCGTAACATCAAAAGCCGGATTATACCCGTCCACATCGGGCGGAGCAATCCGCAGGTTTTGGAAAGAGCAGACTTCATCCGGTGAACGGTGCTCGATGGGGATGAAAGACCCGGAAGGGATAGACAGGTCGAAGGTGCTGGTCGGGGCGGCGACATAGAAAGGAATCTGAAAATGGGCGGCCAGTATGCTCAGGCCCAGCGTGCCGATTTTATTGGCGGTGTCGCCGTTGGCGGCGATGCGGTCGGCTCCAACGAGCACGGCGCTGATTTTGCCGGCCTTCATCAGGGAGGCGGCCATATTGTCGCAAATCAGAGTCGGCCGGATTCCAAACTGACTCAGCTCCCAGGCGGTGAGCCGGGCCCCCTGCAGCAGCGGGCGGGTTTCATCCACATACACGCGAAATGGTTTGCCGTATCGGCGGGCAGTGTAGAGGATGCCCAGCGCGGTGCCGATTCCGGCGGTGGCCAAAGCGCCGGCGTTGCAGTGGGTCAGGACGCCGCCGCCGTCCGGAATGAGGGACCAACCGTGTTCTCCAATGGCCCGGCAGGTTTGAATGTCTTCCTGAAGGATGGTGCGGGCTACCAGAAGAAGGTGTCGGCGGAAGTCCTGGACATCGGATGTCGGGTTCTGTTCGGCAAAACGGAGGGCGGCTTTTTTCATCCGCTCCAAAGCCCAGAAAAGATTGACGGCGGTAGGACGGCTGGCGGCCAGCCGGGCGGCGGCATTTTCGAGGGCTGTCAGGGCCTGCGGAATCGAGGTGGGTTTGGCTTGGGAAACACCAATGCACAGGCCGAAGGCGGCGGCAATCCCGATGGCCGGTGCACCGCGAACAGCCAGAGTGCGAACGGCTTCTGTTACGTCTTCAACGGTCCGGCACGCAAGAAATCGAACTTCACCGGGCAGTTGCCGCTGGTCCAGCAGCACGACAGTCCCGTCAAGGCCGCCGTTCCATCGAATCGTATGAAAGGGGGGCTCAAACGGGTTCGCCATCGTTAAACTCCGAGGAGAATTTTGGCGGTACAGAAGTAAAGGACCAGACCGGTAATATCTACAATGGTGGTCAAAGCCGGACTGGCGACAACCGCCGGGTCGTACTTAAAGCGGGCCACGATAAGAGGCAGGGCGGCGCCGATAAGAGTCGCGGTAATCACCTGAAGCCCCAGAGCAATCGCGATGGCACTGGCAATCGTCGGCAGGGAATACCCGACGGGGATTTCAGAACTGCGGGACAGAAAGAGGACCTTGCCGAACGACAGCAGACCCAGCAGGACGGCTATCCCGATGGAGATTTGAAACTCTTTGCGAATCACCTTGAAAAAATCTTTCGGACGCAGGTGTCCGAGGGCCAAAGCGCGAACCACAACTGTAGCAGCCTGACTGCCGGTGTTGCCGCCGGTGTCGGCTACCATCGGCATATACAGAGCCAGAATCAGCATGTTCATCAGCGTGGTTTCAAAACTGTGAATAACCATTCCGGAAACCAGACCGAGTGCCGCCAGACCCACAACCCAGTAAACCCGTTTGGAGAAATGTTTCCACCAGGGCGTCTGGAGGTAGTTGCTGACCTCGTGGGTGCCGGCGATACCCATCAGCTTTTCAAGGTCTTCGGTTTGCTCCTGTCGAATGATGTCAATCGCATCATCGTGCGTAACGATGCCGACGAGGACCCCGTTTTCATCGACAATCGGAATGGCAATCAGGTCATATTTTTCGATCAGTTTGGCGACGACTTCCTGGTCATCACTGACCCGGGCGTAAATGGCGTCGGTATGCATGATATCCCGCACCAGCTGAGTCGGCTTGGCGGTGATTAAATCTTTCAGGGAGACGAATCCAATGAGTTTGCGGTTTTCGTCGATGACGTAGATGTAGTAAATGGTTTCCTTGGATGGGGCCTGAAGACGCAGCTGTTCCAGGGCTCCGGCTACGGTCATTTCCGGGCGAAGCACGGCATAATCCGTGCTCATGACCGCTCCGGCCGTGCGCTCCTCATAGGAAACCAGTTTGCGGATATCTTCCCGCTCCGCCTTGGCGACAAGCGGAAGAATCTCCTCCAGCAGGGATTCGTCGAGTTTCTGGACCAGGTCCGCCCGGTCATCCGGAGGCATTTCTTCGAGCAGCCGTGCCATATCCTTTCGGCTCGGCCCGGTAGCCAGCTCGACCTGTTTGTTCAGGTCGAAGAAGGAGAAGATTTCCGCCCGAAGAGGCGGCTCAAGAAGGTGCAGGACCTGCCAGATTTCCGCCGGTTCCAGGCCGCTGATTAATTCCGCCACATTCCCCGGGTGGTTCTGCTGGCAGAATTTTCGAATGGTTTCCGTGTCGCCGCTTGCCAGCAGCTCTCTCAGTTCCGGAATCAGAATCGGATTAATCATGTTCTGCCTCCCCTGCCGCGGCATCCATCCGGCCGGAGGCAGACAAGGAGTTTAGGCGGTGTACTCCAAAGGTCTGCCGGCCGTTTGGTCAGGCCGCAGCGGTTCTGAATAATCCCTGTCTTCAGCTTTGCCCAAAGGTTCTTTGGGAGGTGTCCTTTCTTCTTCCAACATTGCTACGTCTCTCTGTGTTAGAAATTTGGAATTATACCTTTAGGCGGAAAGAAGCGCCAACGCCTGTTTGACGGAAATTTTAAAATTTTTCAGAATTTTTCGGGTTGCCTGCTGTGGGAGAGGAGGACGTGGACTGGACAGGAGAGCCGCGGCGTTTTCGACGCCGGAGTCGGGGCATCTTCCACAGTGTAATGACCAGAAGGGCGCCCAAAACCGCTGCTGCCGTAGAGAAAAGCAGAGAGCCGGTCCAGAGATAGATGCCGTTTAGAATCAGATGGGCCGATTTGCTTTCTATTTGGTGAACATCCATAATGGATTGTATAAAGCCGATGTGTTCTATCAGGTATTTGCCGACTTTCCAGGCAGCCGTATAAACCGGAAGAGCAGTCAGGGGGTTTGTAATCCAGCAGGCGGCCATAGCAATCGGCAGATTCACCTTCAGAAAAAGGGCCCCGATGACGGCCAGGGTCATTTGGAACGGAATGGTGGGGGTAAAAGCGATGAATAGTCCCAGAGCCATCCCGCCCGCGATGGAGCGCCGGTCTGTCCGCCAGAC is part of the Anaerohalosphaeraceae bacterium genome and encodes:
- a CDS encoding oligosaccharide flippase family protein — encoded protein: MTAASLGKNIQTQFAGNILFSLLMVAAAMLTARILGPADRGLLRLAQLLPLVLTKIFSFGLDVSSAAFPGLYPDRRRELFLLTVLLSLAGSLLAVLVEFLFFALPFPKGQFGQMTPMLIALSLVYIPFFMLAQNLMTFVRGCGQISRSVRVQLVQTATLLVLLLIWIFAGRLTVVWSMVLFILCTLPGIGLAAAYLRPYWNFRWLPQTGSLLKTSLRFGLQVSLSHIASFLVLYQDQIMLGFMVPLEQVGQYMISVSIAERMRLLPNAVSMAFLPHLSSDLQNRQAEVPRTFRLTLLFCLLSIVPYGLLGAAAIILLLGRPYAGSIAPFLVLIAGVAVVSAADILAGDLAARQKPKYAVINGYTTFLLNLVLNFLFIPSMSIIGAALASTLAYWLSAALWIFFYLRESKRSLRCLLFEPDDFRFLLRTAGDLLQRTIRRFGKSAEPA
- the mtnA gene encoding S-methyl-5-thioribose-1-phosphate isomerase, with the translated sequence MANPFEPPFHTIRWNGGLDGTVVLLDQRQLPGEVRFLACRTVEDVTEAVRTLAVRGAPAIGIAAAFGLCIGVSQAKPTSIPQALTALENAAARLAASRPTAVNLFWALERMKKAALRFAEQNPTSDVQDFRRHLLLVARTILQEDIQTCRAIGEHGWSLIPDGGGVLTHCNAGALATAGIGTALGILYTARRYGKPFRVYVDETRPLLQGARLTAWELSQFGIRPTLICDNMAASLMKAGKISAVLVGADRIAANGDTANKIGTLGLSILAAHFQIPFYVAAPTSTFDLSIPSGSFIPIEHRSPDEVCSFQNLRIAPPDVDGYNPAFDVTDAERISAIVTEKGVLRPPLSKAINELRKKG
- the mgtE gene encoding magnesium transporter; translated protein: MINPILIPELRELLASGDTETIRKFCQQNHPGNVAELISGLEPAEIWQVLHLLEPPLRAEIFSFFDLNKQVELATGPSRKDMARLLEEMPPDDRADLVQKLDESLLEEILPLVAKAEREDIRKLVSYEERTAGAVMSTDYAVLRPEMTVAGALEQLRLQAPSKETIYYIYVIDENRKLIGFVSLKDLITAKPTQLVRDIMHTDAIYARVSDDQEVVAKLIEKYDLIAIPIVDENGVLVGIVTHDDAIDIIRQEQTEDLEKLMGIAGTHEVSNYLQTPWWKHFSKRVYWVVGLAALGLVSGMVIHSFETTLMNMLILALYMPMVADTGGNTGSQAATVVVRALALGHLRPKDFFKVIRKEFQISIGIAVLLGLLSFGKVLFLSRSSEIPVGYSLPTIASAIAIALGLQVITATLIGAALPLIVARFKYDPAVVASPALTTIVDITGLVLYFCTAKILLGV
- a CDS encoding DUF2062 domain-containing protein; the encoded protein is MWLRLWRKKQASIRQNLHGSRLHQFWGQTLFHDLVWRTDRRSIAGGMALGLFIAFTPTIPFQMTLAVIGALFLKVNLPIAMAACWITNPLTALPVYTAAWKVGKYLIEHIGFIQSIMDVHQIESKSAHLILNGIYLWTGSLLFSTAAAVLGALLVITLWKMPRLRRRKRRGSPVQSTSSSPTAGNPKNSEKF